One segment of Paraburkholderia caribensis DNA contains the following:
- a CDS encoding porin, protein MKRIPAAVAVLGALAATGAHAQSSVTLYGIIDAGLMYTNNVQKSGKSGSLFQATSGTINGSRFGLRGAEDLGGGYKAIFVLENGFNVQNGTLGQHSRLFGRQAYVGLASADYGQLTLGRQYDSLVDFVAPLSGTAGTFGDTGFAHPFDNDNLNHSVRMSNAVKYTSSNYAGFKFGALYAFSNSTDFAINRAYSAGASYQWGPLNVAAGYLQINGSNSTTNTGGAVDTAESAANGVGGFQVGAGVERVFGAGINYAFGPATVGFVYTNSHYQQTNAFAMTNGSMHFDNYELNAKYQFTPAITFGITDTYTDGHISGSPTFGSDPKFNQVNAQAIYAFSKRTDVYAEAMYQHAIGQHYVAFINTSGGASTTANQVVATIGMRHRF, encoded by the coding sequence ATGAAAAGAATTCCCGCCGCAGTTGCGGTGCTCGGCGCACTGGCCGCAACGGGCGCGCACGCGCAAAGCTCGGTCACGCTGTACGGCATCATCGACGCGGGCCTGATGTACACCAACAACGTGCAGAAGAGCGGCAAGAGCGGCTCGCTGTTTCAGGCGACGAGCGGCACCATCAACGGCAGCCGCTTCGGCCTGCGCGGCGCTGAAGATCTGGGCGGAGGCTACAAGGCGATCTTCGTACTCGAAAACGGCTTCAACGTGCAGAACGGCACGCTCGGCCAGCACAGCCGTCTGTTCGGCCGCCAGGCGTATGTGGGCCTCGCCAGCGCCGACTACGGCCAGCTCACGCTGGGCCGTCAGTATGACTCGCTGGTCGACTTCGTCGCGCCGCTGTCGGGCACGGCGGGCACGTTCGGCGACACAGGCTTCGCTCACCCGTTCGACAACGACAACCTCAACCACTCGGTGCGGATGAGCAACGCCGTCAAGTACACCAGCAGCAACTACGCGGGCTTCAAGTTCGGCGCGTTGTACGCGTTCTCGAACAGCACCGACTTCGCGATCAACCGCGCGTACAGCGCGGGCGCGAGCTACCAGTGGGGTCCGTTGAACGTCGCGGCCGGCTATTTGCAGATCAACGGCTCGAACAGCACGACGAACACGGGCGGCGCAGTCGATACGGCTGAATCGGCGGCAAACGGGGTTGGCGGCTTCCAGGTCGGCGCGGGCGTCGAGCGCGTGTTCGGCGCAGGCATCAACTATGCGTTTGGTCCGGCGACGGTCGGCTTTGTCTACACGAACAGCCACTATCAGCAAACCAACGCGTTCGCGATGACGAACGGCTCGATGCACTTCGACAACTACGAACTGAACGCCAAGTATCAGTTCACGCCCGCGATTACGTTCGGCATCACCGACACCTACACCGACGGCCACATCAGCGGCTCGCCGACCTTCGGTTCCGATCCGAAGTTCAACCAGGTCAATGCGCAGGCCATCTACGCATTCTCGAAGCGCACAGACGTCTACGCCGAAGCGATGTATCAGCACGCCATCGGACAGCACTACGTCGCGTTCATCAACACGTCGGGCGGCGCGTCGACGACGGCCAACCAGGTTGTCGCGACGATCGGCATGCGTCATCGCTTCTGA
- a CDS encoding TauD/TfdA dioxygenase family protein codes for MHPAGVRRPLEIVPFDAPVGAEVLGLDLNQPLSAEDFARIHRAHLDYHVLVFRDQQITPAQHIDFSRRFGPLQIHVLHQFQLPGHPEVLIVSNIRENGQPIGLGDAGHFWHSDLSYKEKPSLGSLLHAQELPSEGGDTLFANMHLAWDTLPEHLRKAVEGRTAEHTYLAKYAELQKRSPWRPNLSAEQIAEVKPVVHPIVRTHPETGRKALFVSEHFTTHIVGLPEDESRELLEALFAHSVRDEHIYRHAWSEHDLVFWDNRSLMHLAAGTPDHLRRKLYRTTIEGNAPF; via the coding sequence GTGCACCCGGCTGGCGTGCGCCGGCCGCTCGAAATCGTTCCGTTCGATGCGCCCGTGGGCGCCGAAGTGCTCGGCCTCGATCTGAACCAGCCGCTTTCCGCCGAAGATTTCGCGCGCATTCACCGCGCGCATCTCGACTATCACGTGCTGGTGTTTCGCGATCAGCAGATCACGCCCGCACAGCACATCGACTTCAGCCGCCGTTTTGGGCCGCTGCAGATTCACGTGCTGCACCAGTTTCAGTTGCCCGGTCACCCTGAAGTGCTGATCGTGTCGAACATTCGCGAGAACGGCCAGCCTATCGGACTCGGCGACGCCGGCCACTTCTGGCATTCGGACCTGTCGTACAAGGAGAAGCCGAGTCTCGGCTCGCTGCTGCACGCGCAGGAACTGCCTTCGGAAGGCGGCGATACGCTGTTCGCCAACATGCATCTGGCGTGGGACACGCTGCCCGAGCATTTGCGCAAGGCCGTCGAGGGACGCACGGCCGAACACACGTATCTCGCCAAATACGCGGAATTGCAGAAGCGCAGTCCGTGGCGGCCGAACCTGTCGGCCGAGCAGATCGCCGAAGTGAAGCCCGTCGTGCATCCCATCGTGCGCACGCATCCGGAAACGGGCCGCAAGGCGCTGTTCGTCAGCGAGCATTTCACGACGCATATCGTCGGCCTGCCAGAAGACGAAAGCCGCGAGTTGCTGGAAGCACTGTTTGCGCACAGCGTGCGTGACGAACATATCTACCGTCACGCGTGGTCGGAGCACGATCTCGTGTTCTGGGACAACCGCTCGCTGATGCATCTCGCCGCAGGCACGCCCGATCATCTGCGCCGCAAGCTGTATCGCACGACGATCGAAGGCAACGCGCCGTTCTGA
- a CDS encoding ABC transporter substrate-binding protein: MQFSFRPAAARPSFARRFVSTMLALSLGATSLGMSLDARAEGQIRVAEQFGIVYLLLNVARDQQFIEKEGRKEGLDIKVDWVKLSGGSAVNDALLSGSVDIAGAGVGPLLTIWDRTHGKQNVKGVASLGNLPYYLVSNNPNVKTIADFTDKDRIALPAVTVSVQSRVLQFAAAKRWGDKEYNRLDKLTQAVPHPDAAAAIIAGGTEITGHFGNPPFQEQELAANPKAHIVLNSYDVLGGPSSATVLYATEKFRSENPKTYRAFVNGLADAAQFVTANPDAAADIYIRVNQAKTDRHLLLSVIRNPQVQFKIAPQNTFALAQFMYRVGAIRNEPKSWKDYFFDDPATAAGS, encoded by the coding sequence ATGCAGTTTTCATTTCGCCCGGCCGCGGCGCGGCCTTCTTTCGCTCGCCGTTTCGTGTCGACGATGCTCGCGTTGTCGCTCGGCGCAACCAGTCTGGGCATGTCGCTCGACGCGCGCGCTGAAGGGCAGATCCGTGTCGCCGAACAGTTCGGCATTGTCTATTTGCTGCTGAACGTCGCGCGCGATCAGCAGTTCATCGAGAAGGAAGGGCGCAAGGAAGGGCTCGACATCAAGGTCGACTGGGTGAAGCTGTCGGGCGGTTCGGCCGTGAACGACGCGCTGCTGTCGGGCTCGGTCGACATCGCGGGTGCAGGCGTGGGTCCCTTGCTCACGATCTGGGACCGCACGCACGGCAAGCAGAACGTGAAGGGCGTCGCGTCGCTCGGCAATCTGCCGTACTACCTCGTGTCGAACAACCCGAACGTGAAGACGATTGCCGACTTCACCGACAAGGACCGCATTGCGTTGCCCGCCGTCACGGTTTCCGTGCAATCGCGCGTGTTGCAGTTCGCGGCCGCGAAGCGCTGGGGCGACAAGGAATACAACCGTCTCGACAAGCTCACGCAAGCCGTGCCGCACCCGGATGCGGCCGCCGCGATCATTGCGGGCGGCACGGAAATCACGGGGCACTTCGGCAATCCGCCGTTCCAGGAACAGGAACTGGCCGCGAATCCGAAAGCGCATATCGTGCTGAATTCTTATGATGTGCTGGGCGGTCCGAGCTCGGCAACCGTGCTGTATGCGACGGAGAAGTTCCGTAGCGAGAACCCGAAGACGTATCGCGCGTTCGTCAACGGACTGGCCGATGCGGCGCAATTCGTCACGGCGAATCCGGACGCCGCCGCCGATATCTACATTCGCGTGAATCAGGCGAAGACGGATCGACATCTACTGCTTTCGGTGATCCGCAATCCGCAGGTGCAATTCAAGATCGCGCCGCAAAACACGTTCGCGCTTGCACAGTTCATGTATCGCGTCGGCGCGATTCGCAACGAACCGAAGTCGTGGAAGGACTACTTCTTCGACGACCCGGCAACGGCGGCCGGGAGCTGA
- a CDS encoding ABC transporter ATP-binding protein: protein MVANPSVLFPESAATQATGPAHSSRLLAVDRVSLEYRTRERVVRATHDVSFDVYGGDRFVLLGPSGCGKSTLLKAVGGFIKPASGTITLDGETVREPGADRIVVFQEFDQLPPWKTVLENIAFPLRAAKKLSRAEAKERAQHYLDKVGLAAFADAYPHTLSGGMKQRVAIARALAMQPRVLLMDEPFAALDALTRRKMQEELLRLWEEVRFTLLFVTHSIEEALIVGSRILLLSPHPGRVRAELNSHQYTQDSFGRSDFQHRVAQIHRLLFEETESAR, encoded by the coding sequence ATGGTCGCGAATCCTTCCGTGCTTTTCCCTGAATCTGCCGCGACGCAGGCAACCGGGCCGGCGCATTCGAGCCGGCTGCTTGCCGTCGATCGCGTCAGTCTCGAATACCGCACGCGCGAGCGCGTGGTGCGCGCCACGCACGACGTCAGCTTCGACGTCTACGGCGGCGATCGCTTCGTGCTGCTCGGCCCGTCGGGCTGCGGCAAGTCGACCTTGCTGAAAGCCGTGGGCGGATTCATCAAGCCGGCGTCGGGCACGATTACGCTCGACGGCGAAACGGTGCGCGAGCCGGGCGCCGATCGCATCGTCGTGTTCCAGGAGTTCGATCAATTGCCGCCGTGGAAGACGGTGCTGGAGAACATTGCGTTCCCGTTGCGCGCGGCGAAGAAGCTGAGCCGCGCCGAGGCTAAAGAGCGCGCGCAGCATTATCTCGACAAGGTCGGCCTCGCCGCCTTCGCCGATGCCTATCCGCACACGCTGTCGGGCGGCATGAAGCAGCGCGTCGCGATTGCGCGTGCGCTCGCGATGCAGCCGCGCGTGCTGCTGATGGACGAGCCGTTCGCCGCGCTCGATGCACTCACGCGTCGCAAGATGCAGGAAGAGTTGCTGCGCCTGTGGGAAGAAGTGCGCTTCACGCTGCTGTTCGTCACGCATTCGATCGAGGAAGCGCTGATTGTCGGCAGCCGCATTCTGTTGTTGTCGCCGCATCCGGGGCGCGTGCGCGCCGAACTCAACAGCCATCAGTACACGCAGGATAGTTTCGGCCGCAGCGACTTCCAGCATCGCGTCGCGCAGATTCATCGCCTGTTGTTCGAAGAGACGGAGTCCGCCCGATGA